TAAGCTGTAACATGAGACTTCAAGAGTAGTAGCTCCAACTCTAAAGTGCCTAAATGTAACATGTAGATTTGTGTAAAGGTTAGCACCAAGATTTTGTTTTACATGTCTTGCTTTCATTGTTGTTAACCGAAAACGAAGTCAAAAGTCTTAAAGCTTTCTTGGGTGACAACTACTTCTCTTGCTTTCTCTGGAATGTTTTCAAAAGAAAGCAAGTCTCAAGCAAGAGAGACTTTGAGGGGGTTACATAAAGAATAGGTAGAGGTGGGTTTTGTGGGAGCAAAGAAGCCTGGTGACTAAtgcaaaaaatgaagaacattGGGAGCAGTGGAAGACTGTCAACTGAGGAGAGTGAAGATGAGGATATCTCAAGGTTGGCCATATCTACATTCCAAGCTAAAGAGGAAGAGATTGAGAGGAGGAAGATGGCAGTGAAGGAGAAAGTTGAACTTCAGTTGGGACGTGCCGAAGAAGAATCTAGGCGCTTGGCACAGATTTGggatgtaagttttttttttttttttttttttttttttttttttttttttaaaggaacactaaactctttaaattttctaactattaCAGAGTTTTGAAGCTatgaaaagggaaaagaaacgTTATTTCATTGAACTTCAAATTTTAAGTCTTAACTCTTGATCAAAATTGTTATTCATtcatagtttctcaaaaaaaaaaaaaattactgttaTTCATTTGCCTTTTATCACACAATCTATTAGGAGCTGGAAGTACTTACAGATCCTATGAGAAAAGAAGTGGCAGCTGTACGTAAGAAGATTGACATGGCTAACAGGGATCTAAAGCCGCTGGGGCAGAGCTGCCAGAAAAAAGTACTTGCTGCTATAACCATTAGTCTTCCTTTAAATCTCATCTTTATCGATTGAATTGTTTCATGTTGCCTTTCTCTGAATATATCCTAGCTTGCACATCGcatgtatctttctttttttctctagtgtttttggaaagtttaTATTATATAGTTTAATTATCACTATGAGTTTTGCATGTTGATTGGTTGGCTATAGGAGAAAGAATATAAAGAAGCCCTGGAAGCTTTCcaagaaaagaacaaagaaaaaactcagCTAATAGCCACATTAATGGAGGTCAGTTACAAACTTGACATTTTACAATGAAAATTACAACATTCTAAATGATGCTCCTCtttttatccaaaaagaaaagaaaagatgctCCTCTTGGATTTCTTCTTTACATTTTCAGAAGTTTCTCCCCTAccccatttttgtttttctttttaattgtctTGTTTGTGATCTTATTTCCAGTTGCTGACAGAGAGTGAGAAACTAAGGATGAAGAAACTTGAGGAGCTGAGCAAGAATGTAGAATCCAGAGAGTGAGAAACTGAGGATGAAGAAACTTGAGAAGCTGAGCAAGAATGTAGAATCCATAAACTAAGATTTACAATACTAATGGGTGGTTTTGCTTGTGAGTCTGTACTAGATTAATTTCCAGAATAGTAGGTGCTGATCTACCTTTAAAATTTCTTGTACTACGAGAATTACATCATGCCATGCCTGAATAGGGTCTGATAAGCACTGAAACAGTCatgcaataaaataatgtcattaTTCAGATACACATTATTGTTACCTCGAAATGTTTCCCTATGCATGTTATGGTATTTTCAAATCAAGATTTCTTATTCATCCAGGAGACAAGCAAACTAGCAAGTCAATGCATGTTATACTATACAAGGTTCTACACTTCATCTATAGCCCAAATGGTTTTTATTCGTACTTAGCATATCCTGTTACAAACTAATTTTTATGcaacaagattgaatgtattCATCAATTTTACACTCTTTTTGAGTACCTAGGACTAAAACATGTTATTAAAGAAACTTAACTGGATGGCTGATGGGCTAATGAGTGTTAATCCAAACTCAAGACAGAACATATAATACCTCTAATAACCTTTCGGTGTTGACAAATATAATAAGTTTTACAACCATACACCTTTCTGCAGCAAAATCTATGAGAAGTTAGGCTGACACAAAGAGTTCTACAATTCTCAAAATTGCCACTCTAAAAATACCAAAGCATCCTACTGATAAATCTGCAGCTGAATAACTCTGATATGTCATGATATTGTAGCACTACTGACTACACACCATTGTGTGAGTAAGGACAAttttcgttaaaaaaaaaaaaaaagatttgaggACAATTCAAGACAGTAGCAAATTACAAAGCATGTTGTACGGCACACTGAGACAGGCAAGATTTATAGGACTTTATAATGAATAGGTATTACAAATTTGTATTCAAGCAACACAcacaccataaaaaaaaataaaataaataataataataataataataataataataaaaaacctgTTTGTACAATGACTAATGGTTTGAGGTAGTTCCAAGAAGAAGACTCTCCCAACATATTTCATGAGATAAGGAAATCTAGGACACCATTAGGCaatcttaatttattttcttataaaggAAGACTCCCCATATATTAATTAATCCGAAAGAATCTGTTTGTACTCTGTGAGCAGCAATGGGAGATCATCCATACGTAACTGGAAATCATCAAAGAAGTTGTGATCAATgaaagaagaggaaaatatggaaGTCAAGAATTTGAATCACACATTGCACTAAAGCATGAGTAAATAAGCAAACCATGAAGGATAATTTAGATGAAAGTTATATTCAATCAGTACATTAATTAGTCCAGCATGTAAACCatgtataaatattaaaataaaatttttttgttagtgaaACATTAATTCAGAGAGCAAGATCGCTATATATAATGTGGATTCACACTCGCAAAATGATTTGTGTATTAAGGATCATTTAGGTACTAAAATGCATGGTggacaaatattaaaaattttatatgtaaGAATAGAGCATGACTTAATGCCATCTAGATATCAAAATCACCCAAGccctataaaaaatttgtacagCTGTCCATAACATCCAAATTGTTTTCTTGCTAGAAAATAGATGGGAGCATGAACATTCAATAAAGggtgtcatatttttctcaGCAAAAAGTAGCTTAGGCCTTAGATTGCATAACAAAGATCCCCATGATGTTGGTATGCATCATAATGAGGGTCAGTTGAGGGAAATGAGTTCATTAATTAAACACCTTGGGCATGAAATACCCAGACATGAGTACATCAGATCAAAGGTGTTCCTGGATCCCCATTCCAATCGGTCACTGAGTCCTATTGAGGGTGGAGATAAGATGAGGTGGTGTTTGGGGTCGAAGGGGGATATTGATATAAAATCCTTTTATGGTGCATTGAGGGGATCTAGCTCTATTACTTTTCCTTGGAAGGGTGTGAAGGCTCCACATCatgtctttttttgtttggacaaCTACATGGGGGAAGGTTCTCATAACAAACCATTTGAGGAAAAGAGGCTCCACTATTATGGATTGGTGTTGCCTTTGTAGATGTAATGGGGAGAGTGTGGATCATCTGCTCCTACATTGTGGTGAAGTATCTCAGTTATGGAGCTTTGCCCTTAGATCTTTTGGTGTTTATTGGATTCTACCTATGAGGGTTATTGACTTACTGGCCAGttggaggaattggttggggaagcatTCTTCAAATGTTTGGAGTTTGGACATTGTGTGATGTGGAttatttggagggagagaaataatCGCATATTTGAAGATTCGGTGTTTTCTAGAGATAAGATCTTAGCTTTGTTTGCGAccactttgtttgattggtctcatGAATGGGGATTTACTTCTTCAAAATCCATTATGCTGTTTTTAGATTCACTTTCTTCTTGTACATaagttgttttgttttcctttgttgCTTGTACATATTTCCTTCATTTACTTCATCTCTTTGATGGAGTAGTTTCtttttgaaacaaatttttcttacctatcaaaaagaTATACCGgttaccctctctctctctctccaccaaatcatttgtttcttattttgcaGAACTTCTCTCTAATGTCTCTCCTTTGATGGCTCTAAACTTGCTAAGCCAATCTCAAACCACTTGCAATTGGCTAGGGTCATCTGCATTCCTACtaaacactgaattggaaatgaTCTAAAAAGTTCCTCGACAAATCCAAATGATGTTAATGGGTCCAGGCATCTTAATACTAGAATGATGATTTAATTTGACAAACCAAACACACCACAGGGAGGGTCCAGAACTATATCtgattaaaaagtaaaataaaaaagtatatttGAGGCATATTCCTCCATTCCAAAGCAAGAATTATAcatctaaatttaaattttttacgtTTTATTTGTTAGAAAGTCAAAGTCAAATATTGACCATGAATAACCGAATAAAAATTAATACACTGAGCTCTTAATGACATGAATATCGTATCTTTACTTTCTATATGCATATTGATGGTGGGGAATGTCTGAATAGGCATTTGatgctttttttatttcatccaaaaaaagtTACTTAAATAAAGCTTCTAATACCTACATGCATGGAAAATAAAGGTGTCAGCCCAAAGTCagctcaaaaggaaaaaagaaaaaagaaagacttgGGTCCAAAAGCCTTGCATGGTTAATACCTGAGAGGCATTTTTAATATGATAAAACCGATAAGCATCTTTTCCAAGCAAACCAACTTCAGCAGAATGCAGATCAGATCCATCATTAGCCCTGTGACTGTTAAAACCCAGAGAAACAGGAAAAGGATTACTTGAACTAAGTTCTGAAGTAGAAAAATCAACCAAATACAGGTGTGAAGCACTCAAATTGAATTGAAAAGCCTCAAGGATATATCTGGAGAGATCATACAACAgtgaagagaaaaatatttgaagGACATCTCTATGCAAAGTTAAACTGATATGCACCCAATTTAAAAGAGAAATGCAATAATTGTTGTTAATGTTATGGATAATAGTTGGAGGCTGAGATGGCCAAGAAAAGTTTAGGAGTCTTTCATGTTAATGCCTCTAATATTATAATGCTTTTATGGCGATCACCCTGTTCTGAAATTTCTAGAACCATCCTTCATTTAGTCAGTGGGTAGTACAATGACTCAAAACACTAAATCAATCTATGCCTTTGAATGTACAAGCCATTGTCATCTTCCACAACAAAAAGATAGGGGTCGTTTACTTGGATTCCATAAGGTCACTTGAAAGCtagagaaagtaaaaaattgccccccttcccccccccccacaaaaaaaaaaggtacagaCACTCTATTTCAAGTTATCACTTGCATAGCTAGAAGATAATCTAGCATTGAGAGATGTCAGCTGTTATGATTTAAGTGAACATAAACAAGTGATGGCgcaaaacttttttcttacaATTGATGACGGGCTATCAAACGTTGGTAGTCACGAAGCAAGGGCCCAAACTCCTTAAGTGGTATAGACCTTGGTATAGCCTTCCTCCAGTGATCACGAAGTGCTTCAATTGCCTTTTtacgaccaaaaaaaaaaaaattcagttaaaAAAAGCTAAGAGGTGAATAACAAAGTAAAccaaattttcttcaatttgttAAACCTGCAAATTACTAGACACTCTTTCTCCAAACAAACTTGATGCTAGTTCAAAGAATTCTTTATCTTCCAACTCATCTACAATTGGAAACCCAGGACTAGAGAGTGAAACTGAAATTTCTAATCTTCTTTGTAACTCTGAGACAGCAGATTGTTCCCTTTGGCTTCCCTGTCCAACATATGGAAAGATCATTCGCATgattaaaatcttaaatttaacTAGGTACAAGGTGGGCTGTAAAAATAATCATAACACATCAAAGGAATATTAAACTTAAAAGGACGAGTACAAAATTGATTTTGGTTCAAACTCGATTTTGGACCAAAAGCTTAAATGTTGTTTATGTAAAGGGAAATTTGTACTTAGAAGGATGGGTATAAACTCaattttggttcaaaatttGTTTACATTACGGGAATTTAtattgaaacttttaagaatgTCCATACAAATACTTAAACTTGTAATAATACCATGGTTTAAACTTCAACTACCATTTGGACTTTGGTTGATGCAGAAATTCCATAAATTTATAAACTTTGTGTATGTTCAGAACCCCGCTACCAGAATGCATCAATGACATAAGATGCACCAGACCAAGAGTTCTCAAAACAATACATTTATCAAAAGGCCAATTTCCTTATATGTGCTCTCGTCTGCATAAGTTATGGAACAGGTCACTACAGACATTGGCATCTGATGCATACCTCTACtttgttgcaattttttttttttttttgggttaccaaaaaattgaaatttgataAGTTAAACTATTTTTTGTCACCATTTATTGCAAATTCATAGTTTAAAAGTTCAATATGAAATTGGCAAAAAGATTCAGTCTACTTGAAACAAATACAAGGTAAGGAGATTGCTTGAGCTCCTTGGTCAACAAGCTCAATAGAAAACGCTAGGTGTCATTAAAAGTAGCAGTAGTTATACCTCAAGTGCAGATTGGACATTATTATTTGCTATTGCAGCATCCTTATTTTCAGGAATATCATTGGGTGGAGATGCAGTGAACCGCTTTGCAATAGGGTCCTCTACAAAACAAGCAGAGTTGACAAAAATTTATTCCACATAGAATCTGCAGAAGTAGAAGTTGATCCATTGGCTTAAATATAATCAAAACCTGTTTGACTTGGGGCCTGGTCATCATTAATTGAAAACCTAATTTCAATTTAATAATGTTACATGAAAACACAAAACTTGCCCTCCACACCATTCTTATAGAAGGGCATGTCATTTGAGGTAGAGATCATTGACAAAAATACTTCTAGTTAAATTGTTACCATGGAAATATGCACCTAACCACATCATAAAGTgtgatataataaaataaaatgccaTTGCATACAACATTATGCAATTCCTTACaaagtaggaaaaaaattaCAGTGCCTGACCATCATAACTGAAAAACCTAACTTCAATTTTATAATCATATGTTGTATAATAAAAGTCGGGTCATCCAAGCCGTGGTTAGGCAAGTGTCCATCTTCTCTATGCAACAAGTAACTACAATCTCCTTGCGCCAAGTGGCTGCCCTTTATTAAAGACTTgaataaattacataattccCCTATAGTTCGTGGTTATTACAAAttagtccctaaattttaactagaatcattaactttttttaaattgttacaATTCACACCTCTCAATTTGTCTCTATTAACTAAAAGTAACAGCTATTCGTATAAGTTGTGACTAATATATCTTAACATAACCATTTCATGTGAAACTATAAGACCTCTAGTAGACTAAACGAAAATAGTAAAATTGCGTAATAATTGGTCATTTAGTTATTGGtgcctcttttttcttttctttttttgccaaagtttattttttatttttgataattcaatagttaacAAATGTGggaggtgggggggggggggggggggggggagagggggTTGTGCTTAATTTTGGATGTCTTTGTTGGAAATTCTAGAAGGTGTCAATTAAACTGCAAGGCTCTTGGCCTATTGCCAAAGCTTCAAAACgtttaaaaaatactaaaaacataATATTCAACTACCAATAGTTTTTAGAAATCTAatataagtttcaaaatttatattattttaataatctgctttaattttttgttttaataataaaaatttgggttttacaCGTTGTGCTTGCATTATGTGACTCATTAtaagtatattaaaattattaacatagTTTGCTTTATGTGAAACtctattatcaatttttaaaaaattaaaaaaaaaaaaaaaaaaaaaacaaacaaacaaagaaaaaaactactttgattaaaaacaaattatcaaaaagtttCAATTTGTCATGTAACttaaaactattattatattatttgattttaacaatattattgaaatattttctttagtttggATATAATTCTTAATTAAGCAGTGCATAATGAGATTTATTAGAGATATTTACTTAATTAAATAGCCCCATCCCCTCCCCACCCCAAGAGCACTTGAACCTGGGTCCTAAAACCTCCCCCCCACCCAAGCCTTATGGCTTAGGGAAGTACCAACTCGCCCAACATGCCAGTGCATCATGCATGCTAACAGTAGTGTTACATAAACCAAATAACTAGACATAATCAAGATTCATAAAAATCAATCACTTGCATAACATATTTTGGTAATTCAACAAAATCCCCTCTAGCTAATCATTATGATAGAAAATGAATGTAATCTAAAGAGGAAATGATATTGCATACAACATTCTGTAAATTCTCCAATCAAAAGATCTGTTGGAGACAAACTGATGTATTATCAAGAAGATTTTGTCATACAAGAATCAAATTAACGGTTTGGATGTTTAGAAATTATCCCAGTGAAaatctgaaaagaaaaaaggtatcATTTATCAAACAACAACTAAATGACtcaataaataaagtaattcaAAGCAAATCGGTACCTTCTGGGACCAACCACCACAGATCACCAAAGGTTGATTTGCCATCAAACCCACCAATTAATAGATGACGTGAACCAATAGACGTCATAGAGTGGTATGCCCGGGCAGCAGGGGGCTCGTTGCCAGTCGGTAAGCGCTTCCATTGTGCAGACACTAATTgcaaaaaagaaacacaattttttcaataaacaACTACATATGAAACAGTAATTTCTATAGCTTGTTTCACCCATGCTAGCAAAATTTCACTGATGAAATGCTGAAACTGGTTTTACAGGTGTtgctgttattattattatcatttctttatagaaaaaaagaagtaaaaatcaACATGTGAAAGTTGCAAGCATATCATATATCCACTTTTCAGTTCCGCTGGTAACAAAAGGACCATAAAAAATAGTCGTACACCATGTTTCTTCATCAAAGAAGTCTGTAAGTTACACTTTGTGTGTTGCTTATTTCTAAAACAAGTTATGAAAAATCTTTGTTACAACATTGGGGCTTTTCCATGAAACCAAACAATGTATGCATTATTGTCAGATAATCAAAACCATTTTTGGCTACAACACATTTGAACAGCCCCCACTAGGTATCTTGTGAGATGCATGTCCATGGAGAAACCATgtagaaaaaagagaaatgttgCCACTAATGTCCTTTAATCTATAGTTCTGAAAATGACCTCTCTCacaccactatttttttttatttttttttgaatttaaaaggCACAATGTAATTTCACAAGTAAATGTCACACTTCGAAGAAaactgttt
This genomic stretch from Quercus robur chromosome 4, dhQueRobu3.1, whole genome shotgun sequence harbors:
- the LOC126722883 gene encoding uncharacterized protein LOC126722883 gives rise to the protein MQKMKNIGSSGRLSTEESEDEDISRLAISTFQAKEEEIERRKMAVKEKVELQLGRAEEESRRLAQIWDELEVLTDPMRKEVAAVRKKIDMANRDLKPLGQSCQKKEKEYKEALEAFQEKNKEKTQLIATLMELLTESEKLRMKKLEELSKNVESRE